In Salinibacterium sp. ZJ70, one DNA window encodes the following:
- a CDS encoding deoxyguanosinetriphosphate triphosphohydrolase: MAERTPGYSEADAERMLPEEHSTRRSDYARDRARVLHSSALRRLAVKTQVLSPTAGFDFARNRLTHSLEVAQVGRELAVNLGLDPDVVDTACLAHDLGHPPYGHNGERALNDWSRDIGGFEGNAQTLRLLTRLEPKVFGPDDRAYGLNLTRASLDASCKYPWPEAQGIPDPSGRSKFGFYSDDTPVFTWLRAGAPERVRCIEAQAMDLADDIGYSVHDFEDAIITGYLDVRALSARADHDELVESMFAWIGGEHDHDTLIAAFDRLDSLDAWVDSWDGSRRDHARLKNLTSQLIGRFAGDAVRATREAYPQRSLARFSADVVVPVDTQAEIAVLKGIVAANVMSTNSRKPIYARQREVLTELADALWADPSQLEIGFAADFAEAADDAARKRVIVDQVASLTDPSANTWHERLVP, from the coding sequence GTGGCTGAGCGGACGCCTGGCTACAGCGAGGCGGACGCCGAGCGGATGCTCCCCGAGGAGCATTCGACGCGCCGCAGCGACTACGCGCGCGATCGCGCTCGCGTGCTGCACTCGAGTGCCCTGCGACGCCTCGCGGTCAAGACGCAGGTGCTCTCGCCCACGGCAGGCTTCGATTTCGCCCGCAACCGCCTCACCCACTCGCTCGAGGTCGCGCAGGTGGGCCGTGAGCTCGCGGTCAACCTCGGGCTCGATCCGGATGTCGTCGACACGGCGTGCCTCGCGCACGACCTCGGGCATCCGCCGTACGGGCACAACGGCGAGCGCGCGCTCAATGACTGGTCGCGCGACATCGGCGGCTTCGAAGGCAACGCGCAGACGCTGCGCCTGCTCACCCGGCTCGAGCCGAAGGTCTTCGGTCCCGACGATCGCGCCTACGGCCTCAACCTCACGCGCGCGAGCCTCGACGCGAGCTGCAAGTATCCGTGGCCCGAAGCGCAGGGCATCCCCGATCCGTCGGGGCGCAGCAAGTTCGGCTTCTACTCGGATGACACTCCCGTGTTCACCTGGCTGCGTGCGGGCGCACCCGAGCGGGTGCGCTGCATCGAGGCCCAGGCGATGGACCTCGCTGACGACATCGGCTACTCGGTGCACGATTTCGAGGATGCGATCATCACGGGCTACCTCGACGTGCGCGCGCTGTCCGCGCGCGCCGACCACGACGAGCTCGTCGAGAGCATGTTCGCGTGGATCGGCGGCGAACATGACCACGACACCCTCATCGCGGCGTTCGACCGCCTCGACAGCCTCGACGCGTGGGTCGACTCGTGGGACGGCTCGCGTCGCGATCACGCGCGTCTCAAGAACCTCACCTCGCAGCTGATCGGCCGCTTCGCCGGCGATGCGGTCCGCGCGACGCGCGAGGCCTACCCGCAGCGCTCGCTCGCGCGGTTCAGCGCGGATGTCGTGGTGCCCGTCGACACGCAGGCGGAGATCGCAGTGCTCAAGGGCATCGTCGCCGCGAACGTCATGTCGACGAACTCCCGCAAGCCGATCTACGCGCGCCAGCGCGAGGTGCTCACCGAGCTCGCGGATGCCCTGTGGGCGGATCCTTCGCAGCTGGAGATCGGGTTCGCTGCCGACTTCGCGGAGGCCGCCGACGACGCCGCGCGCAAGCGGGTCATCGTCGACCAGGTGGCCTCGCTCACCGATCCGTCGGCGAACACCTGGCACGAGCGCCTGGTGCCGTGA
- the dusB gene encoding tRNA dihydrouridine synthase DusB, protein MSTLTAPPVPALSIGPLALDVPVVLAPMAGITNTAFRRLCREYGAGLYVSEMITSRALVERTPESMRLIRHHPSEVPRSIQLYGVDPKTVSEAVTMLVAEDRADHIDLNFGCPVPKVTRKGGGAALPWKLDLFRAIVEGAVKAAGDRPLTIKMRKGIDSEHLTYLEAGRIAEGAGVSAIALHARTASEFYSGTADWSAIATLKETITSVPILGNGDIWSAQDALRMVAESGCDGVVVGRGCLGRPWLFGDLAAAFMGQELKAEPTLGEVAQAFRRHAELLIDFYDGEEDRACRDIRKHVAWYFKGYPVGGEVRSGLARVSSLAEIDDLIGTLDGSLPYPGEDAEGQRGRAGRPKRTALPDKWLDSRELQETHRAQLTEGEADTTGG, encoded by the coding sequence CGCCTCCCGTACCCGCGCTCTCGATCGGTCCGCTCGCTCTCGACGTGCCGGTCGTCCTCGCGCCCATGGCCGGGATCACCAACACGGCATTCCGGCGGCTGTGCCGCGAGTACGGCGCGGGGCTCTACGTCTCCGAGATGATCACGAGCCGTGCGCTCGTCGAACGCACCCCCGAGTCGATGCGCCTCATCCGCCACCATCCCAGCGAGGTTCCGCGCTCGATCCAGCTCTACGGGGTCGACCCGAAGACGGTCTCCGAGGCCGTCACGATGCTCGTCGCCGAGGACCGCGCGGATCACATCGACCTCAACTTCGGCTGCCCCGTTCCCAAGGTCACTCGCAAGGGCGGCGGCGCCGCCCTCCCGTGGAAGCTCGACCTGTTCCGCGCGATCGTCGAAGGTGCGGTGAAGGCCGCAGGCGACCGCCCGCTCACGATCAAGATGCGCAAGGGCATCGACTCGGAGCACCTCACCTACCTCGAGGCGGGTCGCATCGCCGAAGGCGCGGGGGTGTCGGCGATCGCGCTGCACGCCCGCACGGCCTCCGAGTTCTATTCCGGCACCGCCGACTGGTCGGCCATCGCGACGCTCAAGGAGACCATCACGAGCGTGCCGATCCTCGGCAACGGCGACATCTGGAGCGCGCAGGATGCGCTGCGGATGGTCGCGGAGTCGGGATGCGACGGCGTCGTCGTGGGCCGCGGCTGCCTCGGTCGCCCGTGGCTCTTCGGCGATCTCGCCGCCGCGTTCATGGGTCAGGAGCTCAAGGCCGAGCCCACCCTCGGCGAGGTCGCGCAGGCGTTCCGTCGCCACGCGGAGCTGCTCATCGACTTCTACGACGGCGAGGAGGACCGCGCCTGCCGCGACATCCGCAAGCACGTCGCCTGGTACTTCAAGGGCTACCCGGTGGGCGGCGAGGTGCGTTCGGGTCTCGCGCGCGTCTCGAGCCTCGCCGAGATCGACGACCTGATCGGCACACTCGATGGCTCGCTCCCGTATCCCGGCGAGGACGCCGAGGGCCAGCGGGGTCGCGCGGGGCGCCCCAAGCGCACCGCCCTGCCGGATAAGTGGCTGGATTCCCGTGAGCTGCAGGAGACGCATCGCGCGCAGCTCACCGAGGGCGAAGCGGACACCACGGGTGGCTGA